From a region of the Paenibacillus segetis genome:
- the rpsA gene encoding 30S ribosomal protein S1 produces MSEEIKNQEAVETVSQDELEQIVSLKKGDTVKGTIVKIEDNQAYVSIGYKYDGVIPIRELSSVHLDSASDAVEVGQEVETKVVSIDDEKERLVLSKRAIDGENAWDELQQRFDSKETFEVVVADVVKGGIVADVGIRGFIPASMVERHFVEDFSDYKGRTLRVKVKEIDRENNKVILSAKDVLDEEFESNKLKIMAELKEGQVLEGTVQRLTQFGAFVDVGGVDGLVHVSEIAWSHVEKPADVLSEGDKVTVKVLKVDPEKGKISLSIKAAAPGPWETATEQFKTGDIVSGEVRRLVAFGAFVEIAPGVEGLVHISQISHKHIGTPHEVLKEGQTVQVKVLDVNPAEKRVSLSIKETEEAPAQAAPSPRGDKPSRGSSVRKEDLGNNPNVSLSNEGLSITLGERFGDKLSQWK; encoded by the coding sequence ATGTCGGAAGAAATAAAGAATCAAGAAGCCGTTGAAACGGTAAGTCAAGATGAGTTGGAACAAATCGTATCTTTGAAAAAAGGGGATACCGTCAAAGGAACGATCGTCAAAATCGAGGATAACCAAGCTTATGTAAGCATTGGATATAAATATGACGGCGTTATTCCTATTCGCGAATTGTCCTCTGTTCATTTGGACAGCGCTTCGGATGCTGTTGAAGTGGGCCAAGAAGTTGAAACTAAGGTTGTTAGCATCGACGATGAGAAAGAGCGTCTTGTTCTTTCCAAACGTGCAATCGATGGCGAGAACGCTTGGGATGAATTGCAACAACGTTTTGACAGCAAAGAAACTTTTGAAGTTGTCGTTGCTGACGTCGTTAAAGGCGGGATCGTTGCTGACGTAGGTATTCGTGGTTTCATTCCTGCATCGATGGTTGAGCGTCATTTCGTTGAAGATTTCAGCGACTACAAAGGACGTACACTTCGCGTAAAAGTGAAGGAAATCGATCGTGAGAACAACAAAGTAATCTTGTCCGCTAAGGATGTTCTGGATGAAGAGTTCGAATCCAACAAACTCAAAATCATGGCAGAACTTAAAGAAGGTCAAGTACTTGAAGGTACTGTTCAACGTTTGACTCAATTTGGAGCATTTGTTGACGTAGGTGGCGTAGATGGCCTAGTTCACGTATCTGAAATCGCTTGGAGTCATGTTGAGAAACCAGCAGATGTACTCTCCGAAGGCGATAAAGTAACAGTGAAAGTGCTTAAAGTTGATCCTGAAAAAGGGAAAATCAGCCTTAGCATTAAGGCAGCAGCTCCTGGTCCTTGGGAAACAGCTACTGAGCAGTTCAAAACTGGCGATATCGTTAGTGGTGAAGTAAGACGTCTAGTCGCATTTGGCGCATTCGTAGAAATCGCACCAGGTGTTGAAGGACTCGTTCATATTTCTCAAATTTCTCATAAACATATCGGCACTCCTCATGAAGTGTTGAAAGAAGGACAAACCGTTCAAGTTAAAGTTCTGGATGTAAATCCAGCTGAGAAACGTGTAAGCCTAAGCATTAAGGAAACTGAGGAAGCTCCTGCACAAGCTGCTCCTTCTCCTAGAGGTGACAAACCTTCTAGAGGTAGCAGTGTGAGAAAAGAAGATTTGGGTAACAACCCGAACGTCTCTCTCAGCAATGAAGGACTTAGCATTACGCTTGGAGAAAGATTCGGCGACAAGCTGAGTCAATGGAAGTAA
- the der gene encoding ribosome biogenesis GTPase Der — MARPVVAIVGRPNVGKSTIFNRIIGDRLAIVEDKPGITRDRIYGIGDWNGKSFSIIDTGGIELDDQEPILKSIRMQAELAIEEADVIVFMCDAKAGVTGSDEEVANLLFRSGKPIILSVNKVDNLGRVDNIYEFFNLGFGEPIGVSGSHGTGIGDLLDAITDNLPELTDEEYDEDIIRVALIGRPNVGKSSLVNAILGEERVIVSDVAGTTRDAIDTPFERDGQRYVLIDTAGMRKRGKVYETTEKYSVMRAMKAIERADVVLVLINGEEGIIDQDKHIAGYAYEAGKASVFVVNKWDVVEKDDKTMQNFEQKIRDHFLFMTYAPVVFLSAKTKQRLHKLLPVVQHAADHHSKRVQTHLLNDVVSDAIAINPPPTDKGRRLRINYVTQVAVKPPTIVVFVNDPSLMHFSYERYLENKVRAAFDFEGTPIRLFTRRKSDEG, encoded by the coding sequence ATGGCAAGGCCCGTAGTGGCAATTGTCGGTAGACCAAACGTGGGTAAGTCCACGATCTTTAATCGTATTATTGGTGATCGACTCGCTATAGTTGAAGATAAACCGGGGATAACTCGGGACCGGATTTATGGGATTGGTGATTGGAATGGTAAGTCTTTCAGCATCATTGATACCGGTGGTATTGAGCTGGATGATCAAGAGCCGATTCTGAAGTCGATTCGTATGCAAGCAGAGCTGGCAATCGAGGAAGCGGATGTCATCGTGTTTATGTGTGATGCCAAGGCAGGGGTGACAGGATCGGACGAAGAGGTTGCAAATCTTTTGTTCCGTTCAGGTAAACCGATCATTCTGTCCGTAAATAAAGTAGATAACCTTGGCCGTGTTGATAATATTTATGAGTTTTTTAATTTGGGCTTTGGGGAACCTATTGGTGTTTCTGGTAGCCATGGTACTGGAATCGGGGATTTACTTGATGCTATTACCGATAATCTACCGGAGCTTACTGATGAAGAGTACGATGAAGATATTATTCGTGTTGCACTCATCGGTCGTCCAAATGTCGGTAAATCATCGCTCGTTAACGCAATTCTTGGTGAGGAACGGGTTATTGTTAGTGATGTCGCCGGAACGACGCGGGATGCGATTGATACACCGTTTGAAAGAGATGGACAACGTTACGTGCTGATTGATACTGCGGGTATGCGTAAGCGTGGGAAAGTGTATGAGACAACTGAGAAATATAGTGTTATGAGAGCAATGAAGGCGATTGAACGCGCTGATGTCGTGCTAGTGCTGATCAATGGAGAAGAAGGGATTATTGATCAAGACAAGCATATCGCCGGATATGCCTATGAGGCAGGAAAGGCTTCTGTATTTGTAGTTAATAAATGGGATGTTGTTGAGAAAGATGACAAGACGATGCAAAATTTCGAACAAAAGATCCGGGATCACTTCTTGTTTATGACCTACGCACCGGTTGTTTTCTTGTCAGCAAAAACGAAGCAACGTCTTCATAAGCTTCTTCCGGTCGTTCAGCATGCGGCAGATCATCACTCCAAACGCGTGCAGACGCATCTTCTGAACGATGTTGTCTCTGATGCGATTGCTATCAATCCACCACCTACGGACAAAGGACGTCGTCTACGTATCAACTATGTGACCCAAGTTGCGGTTAAACCTCCGACTATTGTGGTGTTCGTGAATGACCCTTCGTTGATGCATTTTTCCTATGAACGATATTTGGAGAATAAAGTTCGGGCTGCATTCGACTTTGAAGGTACGCCAATTCGGTTGTTCACTAGACGCAAGTCAGATGAAGGTTAG
- a CDS encoding stage VI sporulation protein F yields MSKISKDALNAINKKSGKHISDGTVKKLASTVKPSTLQSEPELRKLIKQVSTMAKVPVTEDTINEIIGAVKKSGMSPTNMEALMKLMMK; encoded by the coding sequence ATGAGCAAAATTTCCAAAGATGCTCTGAACGCTATTAACAAAAAAAGCGGTAAGCACATCTCAGATGGTACGGTCAAAAAATTGGCTAGCACTGTGAAGCCATCGACACTTCAGAGCGAACCTGAGCTACGGAAACTGATTAAACAGGTGTCCACGATGGCTAAGGTGCCTGTTACAGAAGACACAATTAATGAAATTATCGGGGCTGTAAAGAAAAGTGGAATGAGCCCGACCAATATGGAAGCCTTGATGAAATTAATGATGAAGTAA
- a CDS encoding lysophospholipid acyltransferase family protein — protein sequence MIYNVCRSLLRIIYKILFRLEPSGLENIPKEGGVLLTSNHISLFDPPTIGILLDRKVHFMAKKELFDVFGFGWLITQLGAFPVKRGGVSKESIKISLNILRSGKVMGIFPEGSRNDEGAGKKGAASFALRTDAVVIPVAIIGNYKLFRKVRVIYGKPVDLTPFKENPTQDSVDLATHEIMSRIAELKAQGSLLQ from the coding sequence ATGATTTATAATGTTTGCCGCAGTTTACTTCGAATTATTTACAAAATTTTATTTCGTCTCGAACCAAGTGGTTTAGAGAACATCCCTAAAGAGGGTGGGGTACTTCTTACATCCAATCATATTAGTCTCTTTGATCCGCCGACGATCGGAATACTACTTGATCGTAAAGTGCATTTTATGGCAAAAAAAGAACTGTTTGATGTGTTTGGATTCGGCTGGCTGATCACGCAGTTGGGAGCTTTTCCTGTAAAACGGGGAGGCGTTAGTAAGGAGTCCATTAAGATTTCGCTTAATATCCTTCGTAGTGGCAAAGTCATGGGGATCTTCCCTGAAGGAAGCCGGAACGATGAAGGAGCAGGTAAGAAAGGCGCTGCGAGTTTTGCGCTGCGTACGGATGCCGTCGTAATACCTGTAGCAATCATTGGGAATTATAAATTATTTCGCAAAGTTAGAGTAATCTACGGTAAACCGGTCGATTTGACTCCGTTCAAAGAGAATCCTACGCAGGATTCGGTAGATCTGGCTACCCATGAGATTATGTCCCGAATTGCCGAGCTAAAAGCTCAAGGCTCATTATTGCAATAG
- a CDS encoding flagellar brake protein, translated as MFPKVNDFVYLQVASADKDETNKECKSRIADVEEESFLIEVPIETVSGRIKRLHGGDELSLYFLTEGGIKNYFNTYVLGFVSDVVQLIRIHKPPVESITKIQRRDFLRVIAELEIAVKLKDNTRFVTYTDDVGGGGVSFLSDDNYNLTSGDVLECWLLVPYKNGSIEHVPFEAEVVRTKKLESGRWITMTKFLNISNLERQKLIRFSFERQFDFKNR; from the coding sequence TTGTTTCCTAAAGTAAATGATTTTGTGTACTTGCAAGTAGCATCAGCAGACAAAGATGAAACAAACAAAGAATGCAAATCGCGAATAGCTGATGTGGAAGAAGAATCTTTTCTAATCGAGGTTCCGATTGAAACCGTAAGTGGACGCATCAAGAGATTACATGGGGGGGACGAGCTATCACTTTATTTCTTAACTGAGGGTGGAATTAAAAACTATTTCAATACATATGTGCTGGGATTTGTGAGTGATGTGGTACAACTGATCCGGATTCACAAGCCTCCTGTGGAGTCAATTACAAAGATCCAAAGACGTGATTTTCTTCGGGTGATCGCTGAGTTAGAAATTGCAGTTAAATTAAAGGATAATACCAGATTCGTGACCTATACGGATGATGTTGGAGGGGGCGGTGTCTCCTTTCTTAGTGACGACAATTATAATTTGACTTCAGGAGATGTATTGGAATGTTGGTTGCTCGTCCCGTACAAAAATGGATCAATCGAGCATGTACCATTTGAGGCTGAGGTTGTAAGAACGAAAAAACTGGAGTCTGGACGCTGGATTACGATGACTAAATTTCTCAACATATCTAATTTAGAGCGCCAAAAGTTGATTCGTTTTTCTTTCGAGCGTCAGTTTGATTTTAAAAATCGATAA
- a CDS encoding genetic competence negative regulator: protein MKIERLGNDKIRIFLTFDDLSERGIQKEDMWQEIPKVHDLFTEMMDQAYSEVGFDATGPLAVEVFALPAQGMVVIVTRGKYDQHHHGGGSPYEDEMPEEVYEMEVTLEQSDTILYSFDDFEILIEAAHVLQHMLADAGRLYKYNRKWVLQLEPEELEDGKHPAVIAVLAEFGEATSVTPAMLEEYGDLVMAENAIGVICSHFKRQD, encoded by the coding sequence ATGAAGATAGAAAGACTAGGCAATGACAAGATACGGATTTTCCTCACGTTTGACGATCTTAGCGAACGCGGTATTCAGAAAGAGGACATGTGGCAAGAAATCCCCAAAGTCCACGACCTGTTCACCGAAATGATGGATCAGGCTTATAGTGAGGTGGGTTTTGATGCCACGGGGCCTTTGGCTGTAGAAGTGTTCGCGCTTCCTGCTCAAGGAATGGTCGTCATAGTGACGCGCGGTAAATACGATCAACATCATCATGGGGGCGGATCTCCTTACGAGGATGAAATGCCAGAAGAAGTCTATGAGATGGAAGTAACGTTGGAGCAAAGCGATACGATTCTGTATTCGTTTGATGATTTTGAAATTCTGATTGAAGCGGCCCATGTTCTGCAGCATATGCTTGCCGATGCCGGCAGATTGTATAAATATAATCGGAAATGGGTTCTTCAATTAGAGCCTGAGGAACTGGAAGATGGTAAGCATCCAGCAGTGATCGCCGTGTTGGCTGAGTTTGGGGAAGCGACTTCGGTTACTCCAGCTATGCTTGAAGAGTATGGTGATTTGGTTATGGCAGAGAACGCGATTGGTGTTATTTGTAGTCACTTCAAACGTCAGGATTAA
- the ypeB gene encoding germination protein YpeB — protein MYKRLSAVLFPIVTLLLIGSVVWGYQENQEKNSILIKAENQYQRAFHDLSFHVDKLHGELGNTLALHSASTGSQRKGLVNVWRLTSEAQNEINQLPLTLLPFNKTEELLSRISKFSYQTAVRDLTKQPLSDGELKNLKELYKNSAQISKDLQGVQDKVISNRLRWMDVETALAMQKEPQDNTIIDGFKTVDKKVGEYPELDWGPSVSSIYSKRSVKKLGDKPTTVEDIKAKAAKFVGAKNTAAVEVTENGRGTEWASYSAKVKTKKDGEMMNLTYTRNGGHLISYYYDRQLGKKSISYDDAKARAEEFLKSKGYPDLTPVSYDEFDDLGNFTCVSKAGEVLVYPEKITLRVALDNGEVTGMQASDYVYEHESDKISAKSTKPTPKLTLEQARKFLNSEYKEDYNRLAIIQNELSEKVLTYEFGGKVNGSAYRIFINADNGNEETVEEIKSSKS, from the coding sequence ATGTATAAACGATTAAGTGCTGTATTATTTCCCATAGTAACTCTTTTGTTGATTGGCTCGGTGGTATGGGGCTATCAAGAGAACCAAGAGAAGAACTCCATATTGATTAAAGCCGAAAATCAATATCAGAGGGCTTTTCATGATTTGTCTTTCCATGTAGATAAGTTGCATGGGGAACTTGGAAACACATTGGCGCTGCATTCCGCATCAACCGGTTCACAAAGAAAAGGATTGGTTAATGTTTGGAGGCTAACAAGTGAAGCACAAAATGAAATTAATCAATTACCGTTGACATTGCTACCATTTAACAAAACAGAGGAGTTATTGTCTCGGATATCTAAGTTTTCATATCAAACGGCGGTTCGCGACTTAACGAAGCAACCTTTGAGTGATGGCGAACTAAAAAACCTGAAAGAGCTTTATAAGAACTCGGCGCAAATCTCTAAAGATTTGCAAGGCGTTCAGGATAAGGTCATTTCGAACAGATTACGGTGGATGGACGTAGAAACTGCATTGGCAATGCAAAAAGAACCACAGGATAATACCATCATCGACGGATTTAAGACGGTGGACAAAAAAGTTGGAGAATATCCTGAGCTTGATTGGGGTCCCTCAGTTTCCAGCATCTACAGTAAGCGATCCGTTAAAAAGCTTGGTGATAAACCCACTACGGTGGAAGATATAAAAGCTAAAGCTGCCAAGTTTGTTGGGGCAAAGAACACGGCTGCTGTCGAAGTGACGGAGAACGGTCGTGGAACTGAATGGGCTTCATACAGTGCAAAGGTGAAGACCAAAAAAGATGGAGAAATGATGAACCTGACATACACACGTAATGGGGGACACTTAATTTCCTACTATTATGATCGTCAACTAGGAAAAAAATCGATTTCCTATGATGATGCCAAAGCACGGGCTGAAGAATTCTTGAAGAGTAAAGGTTATCCTGATCTTACGCCAGTGTCCTATGACGAGTTTGATGATTTGGGGAACTTTACTTGTGTGAGTAAGGCAGGAGAAGTGCTCGTGTACCCTGAAAAAATTACGCTTCGCGTTGCTCTAGACAACGGAGAAGTGACTGGTATGCAAGCAAGTGATTATGTGTATGAGCACGAGAGTGATAAGATATCAGCGAAATCGACCAAACCGACACCTAAGCTTACTCTTGAACAAGCGAGAAAATTTCTGAATTCAGAGTATAAAGAGGACTACAACCGTTTGGCGATCATTCAAAACGAGTTATCTGAGAAAGTCTTGACCTATGAATTTGGTGGTAAAGTGAATGGTTCAGCGTACCGAATATTTATTAATGCAGACAACGGAAATGAGGAGACGGTAGAAGAAATCAAAAGTTCCAAATCCTAA
- the cmk gene encoding (d)CMP kinase, protein MASETSSSSSGKINIAIDGPAGAGKSTIARMVAGRLSYIYVDTGAMYRAATWYFQSLGIEPEEEELVLQTVKDLVIELIPGELGQQVLVNGQDVTEQIRSLAVNAKVSRYAQIEGLRGRLVSLQRQMALRKGVVMDGRDIGTTVLPDAEVKVFMTATVEERASRRYKEMKEQGEISLKQLEADIAERDRLDQEREISPLRQAEDATLLDTTFMSIEEVVETIVSYCKIHGMESKA, encoded by the coding sequence TTGGCAAGTGAAACGTCGTCATCATCAAGTGGCAAAATAAACATCGCGATTGACGGACCTGCTGGGGCAGGCAAAAGTACAATTGCCCGGATGGTTGCAGGTAGATTATCTTACATCTATGTCGATACCGGTGCAATGTACAGAGCAGCAACCTGGTATTTCCAAAGTCTTGGCATTGAACCGGAGGAAGAAGAACTAGTGCTTCAAACGGTGAAAGATCTGGTTATTGAATTAATACCCGGAGAGCTTGGGCAACAGGTGCTGGTTAATGGGCAAGATGTTACAGAGCAAATTCGTTCTCTTGCCGTTAATGCCAAGGTATCCCGATATGCGCAAATCGAGGGGCTGCGAGGCAGGCTTGTCTCTCTGCAGCGGCAAATGGCTTTGCGCAAAGGCGTCGTAATGGATGGACGCGATATCGGAACGACAGTTCTTCCTGATGCCGAAGTCAAAGTTTTTATGACGGCAACAGTAGAAGAACGGGCGAGTCGTAGATACAAGGAAATGAAGGAACAAGGTGAGATTTCGCTGAAACAATTGGAAGCGGATATCGCCGAGCGAGACCGCCTCGATCAGGAACGGGAGATTTCACCGCTTCGTCAGGCTGAAGATGCGACTTTGTTGGATACGACTTTTATGAGTATTGAAGAAGTTGTTGAAACCATCGTATCCTACTGTAAGATTCATGGGATGGAGAGCAAAGCATGA
- the plsY gene encoding glycerol-3-phosphate 1-O-acyltransferase PlsY has translation MIPSIFAVLISYLLGSVSFSVVLAKSLKGIDIRQHGSGNAGATNTLRVLGKGPAILVLLLDVLKGIAAIWLGRWLGAGSEWIPALCGIAAIVGHNWPIYFHFRGGKGIATTIGVMATLAFLPALYAGVIAIISIVFTRYVSLGSLIFVLLTPLFLWISGQHGPTFWISLLICIFAFWRHRTNIVKIVQGRENKLGSKGGNRVA, from the coding sequence GTGATTCCATCCATTTTTGCAGTGTTAATCAGTTATTTACTGGGCTCGGTCAGCTTCAGTGTCGTGCTGGCGAAGTCCTTAAAGGGTATCGATATCAGGCAGCATGGCAGTGGGAACGCTGGAGCGACCAATACACTGCGCGTACTTGGAAAAGGTCCTGCCATTTTGGTGCTTCTGCTCGATGTATTAAAGGGCATAGCAGCTATATGGCTCGGCCGCTGGCTTGGAGCGGGTTCTGAATGGATCCCGGCTCTTTGTGGTATCGCGGCCATCGTTGGCCACAATTGGCCGATCTATTTTCACTTCCGTGGTGGTAAGGGGATAGCTACTACAATCGGTGTCATGGCTACTCTAGCCTTTTTGCCAGCGCTTTATGCCGGAGTGATTGCAATCATCTCTATTGTATTCACGCGGTATGTTTCGCTCGGCTCACTAATTTTTGTATTACTAACACCACTATTTCTGTGGATTTCTGGACAACATGGTCCAACATTTTGGATCAGCCTACTTATTTGCATTTTCGCTTTTTGGAGACACCGTACTAACATCGTGAAAATTGTTCAAGGTAGGGAGAATAAACTGGGTTCCAAAGGAGGAAATCGAGTTGCCTGA
- the prsW gene encoding glutamic-type intramembrane protease PrsW has translation MLFFSIGIAAVAPGIALLTYFYLKDKYESEPLHMVVKMFILGFLIVLPVMIIQRGLTIWLGDGPLVTAFAISAGVEEAMKWFVLFHLIYNHTEFDEPYDGIVYATAISLGFATVENVIFGLAHQVSVGTLVIRALLPVSGHAMFGVMMGYYLGRAKFSSKWNTRKYLILSLLLPLFWHGIYDWILGNITQYWIWYIIPLMAFLWYGGIGKIYRANNRSPFRLTRASGQD, from the coding sequence TTGCTCTTTTTCTCGATTGGAATTGCAGCGGTTGCCCCAGGTATCGCCTTGTTAACTTATTTTTATCTTAAGGACAAGTATGAATCTGAACCGTTGCATATGGTAGTGAAGATGTTCATCCTCGGATTTTTGATAGTTCTTCCCGTTATGATCATACAACGTGGATTGACGATTTGGCTGGGTGATGGTCCATTGGTTACAGCTTTTGCAATATCAGCAGGCGTAGAAGAAGCTATGAAATGGTTCGTACTTTTTCATTTGATTTATAATCATACAGAGTTTGATGAGCCTTATGATGGAATAGTTTATGCTACGGCGATTTCGCTGGGATTTGCAACGGTAGAAAACGTCATTTTTGGTCTGGCGCATCAGGTTTCTGTTGGTACGCTGGTCATCAGGGCACTATTACCCGTCTCAGGACATGCAATGTTTGGTGTAATGATGGGCTATTATTTAGGCCGTGCTAAGTTCTCTAGTAAATGGAACACTCGTAAGTATTTGATCTTATCTTTATTGCTCCCGTTATTTTGGCATGGAATCTATGATTGGATACTAGGTAATATTACGCAATATTGGATTTGGTATATCATTCCACTGATGGCATTTCTGTGGTACGGCGGTATTGGTAAAATATATCGTGCGAATAATCGCTCTCCGTTTAGGTTGACGAGGGCAAGTGGGCAAGACTAA
- a CDS encoding NAD(P)H-dependent glycerol-3-phosphate dehydrogenase, whose amino-acid sequence MPDKAAVLVAGSWGTALASVLADKEMEVSMWTRNEAQRDEINVQHRNERFLPGVDLSPRIVATCDMEEAVLGAKAVVIVAPSSAVREVARNLKPYWHEDMTVIHATKGFETETLKRISTVIAEELGCEEGRIVVLSGPSHAEEVVKKCPTTVVVASLEEQQAVRAQDLFMNSYFRVYTNRDMIGVELAGALKNIIAFGAGMSDGLGYGDNAKAALLTRGLAEITRIGVEMGANPLTFAGLAGVGDLVVTATSKHSRNWRAGYMMGEGKPLETVLNSMGMVVEGIRTTKAAHTISEKYKVQMPIAGQIYRVLFEGVDPKTAVEALMGRDRKTEMEVISLETWEQWHT is encoded by the coding sequence TTGCCTGATAAAGCTGCTGTGCTTGTGGCGGGTAGTTGGGGAACAGCTTTGGCTAGCGTGCTTGCCGATAAGGAAATGGAAGTTTCCATGTGGACGAGAAATGAAGCACAAAGAGATGAAATAAATGTTCAGCACCGGAATGAACGTTTTCTTCCAGGTGTTGACTTATCACCGCGGATCGTTGCTACTTGTGATATGGAAGAAGCAGTGTTAGGGGCAAAGGCTGTTGTCATTGTAGCTCCTTCATCAGCTGTCCGAGAAGTGGCCCGAAATCTAAAGCCATATTGGCATGAAGATATGACTGTAATTCATGCTACAAAAGGTTTTGAGACGGAAACTTTGAAACGGATATCGACGGTTATCGCTGAGGAACTGGGATGTGAAGAAGGACGAATTGTAGTTCTCTCGGGACCGAGCCATGCAGAAGAAGTCGTCAAAAAGTGTCCCACAACTGTTGTCGTAGCCTCATTGGAGGAACAACAAGCGGTGAGAGCGCAGGATTTGTTTATGAATTCTTATTTCCGTGTCTATACAAACCGCGATATGATCGGTGTTGAACTTGCCGGTGCATTAAAGAATATTATTGCTTTTGGTGCTGGTATGTCAGATGGTCTAGGGTATGGAGATAACGCTAAGGCTGCCTTGCTGACACGTGGTCTTGCTGAAATCACGCGGATCGGTGTTGAAATGGGGGCAAACCCACTTACATTTGCAGGGCTTGCAGGCGTTGGAGACTTAGTTGTTACGGCAACGAGTAAGCACAGCCGTAACTGGCGTGCTGGTTATATGATGGGGGAAGGTAAGCCACTGGAGACCGTTCTGAACTCTATGGGAATGGTTGTAGAAGGGATTCGCACAACGAAGGCGGCCCATACCATTTCAGAGAAATATAAAGTTCAGATGCCGATTGCTGGACAAATCTATCGTGTTCTGTTTGAGGGAGTGGATCCGAAGACGGCTGTTGAAGCGCTTATGGGTCGTGATCGGAAAACGGAGATGGAAGTTATTTCATTGGAAACATGGGAACAGTGGCATACATAA
- the serS gene encoding serine--tRNA ligase, translating to MLDLKWIRGNVELVQKAADQKGIQVRVEELLDLDVQRRTLLRETESLREQRNLGSTRMGTLLQAGEHIEAAKLRESLRTLNENLSVVAVKLEETEAAVNRLMLLIPNVPSADTPIGKSDQDNVVVRCSGEIPEWNFTPRSHMELGVMHDIIDMPRGVKVGGARSYYLKGAGLLLHRAVQQLALDMLLEQGFTPMDVPLMVREEPLINTGHFPVGQEQTYAVSEADKWLVGTSEVPLVSYYADELLDLNEPIKLAAVSNCFRSEVGSAGRDVRGLYRVHQFAKVEMVILCSPEDGVSEQLHQEITNHSEALLSKLELPYRVMAVCTGDMSQKTYKQYDIETWMPSRDAYGETHSSSNLLDFQARRSNIRCHDARGSVVYCHTLNNTAVASPRILIPLLENHQREDGSIYIPLALRKYMGNLEVLIPAKM from the coding sequence ATGTTAGATTTGAAATGGATTAGAGGGAATGTGGAACTTGTTCAGAAGGCTGCTGATCAAAAGGGAATTCAAGTTCGTGTAGAGGAATTATTGGACTTGGATGTTCAAAGACGAACCTTGCTTCGAGAAACTGAATCGCTTCGTGAGCAACGTAATTTGGGATCTACTCGGATGGGGACACTACTGCAAGCGGGAGAGCATATTGAGGCTGCCAAGTTACGTGAATCGCTTAGAACACTAAACGAAAATTTGAGTGTTGTTGCGGTGAAACTGGAGGAAACAGAGGCGGCGGTTAATCGCTTGATGCTGCTTATTCCCAATGTTCCTTCGGCTGATACACCAATAGGGAAGTCAGACCAGGATAACGTTGTGGTAAGATGTAGCGGCGAAATACCAGAATGGAATTTTACTCCACGGAGTCATATGGAACTAGGTGTCATGCATGATATTATCGACATGCCACGTGGTGTGAAAGTAGGCGGAGCTCGCAGTTATTATTTGAAGGGTGCTGGTCTTCTTTTGCACCGAGCTGTTCAGCAATTAGCTCTGGATATGCTGCTTGAACAAGGATTTACCCCGATGGATGTTCCTTTAATGGTGAGAGAGGAGCCACTTATCAATACGGGCCACTTTCCTGTTGGACAGGAGCAGACCTATGCTGTTAGTGAGGCTGATAAATGGCTGGTGGGTACGTCTGAGGTTCCTTTAGTATCGTATTATGCAGATGAGTTATTAGATCTTAACGAACCGATTAAACTTGCGGCGGTGTCGAACTGCTTCCGAAGTGAAGTCGGATCTGCAGGAAGAGATGTGCGGGGGCTGTACCGTGTACATCAGTTTGCCAAGGTGGAGATGGTGATCCTTTGTTCACCGGAAGATGGTGTATCTGAACAACTTCATCAGGAGATAACCAACCACTCTGAAGCATTGCTCAGTAAATTGGAACTTCCCTATCGTGTGATGGCGGTGTGTACTGGAGATATGTCACAGAAGACATATAAGCAATACGATATTGAAACTTGGATGCCTAGCCGAGATGCTTATGGTGAGACACATTCGTCGTCAAATCTGTTGGACTTTCAAGCCAGACGTTCCAATATTCGCTGCCACGATGCGAGAGGGAGCGTAGTATACTGTCATACACTTAACAATACAGCTGTCGCTTCGCCAAGGATTCTGATTCCTCTTTTGGAGAACCACCAACGGGAGGATGGTTCGATTTATATTCCTCTAGCCTTGCGGAAATATATGGGTAATCTAGAGGTGTTGATACCAGCGAAGATGTGA